One region of Catenuloplanes indicus genomic DNA includes:
- a CDS encoding DUF6457 domain-containing protein has translation MAGLDGLDEWVVTAAVELGLEPADVPVGLVLDLAKDVAHNVVRPGAPVTAFLLGLAVGRGADPTDAAARLAELARQWPTPS, from the coding sequence GTGGCGGGACTCGATGGACTGGACGAGTGGGTGGTGACCGCGGCCGTGGAGCTGGGTCTGGAACCGGCCGACGTGCCGGTGGGCCTGGTGCTCGACCTGGCCAAGGACGTGGCGCACAACGTGGTGCGGCCGGGGGCGCCGGTGACCGCGTTCCTGCTGGGATTGGCGGTGGGCCGGGGCGCGGACCCGACGGACGCGGCGGCCCGGCTCGCCGAGCTCGCGCGGCAGTGGCCGACACCGTCCTGA
- a CDS encoding HAD family hydrolase, with protein sequence MPLVVSEVRGRVGLPKLIATDLDGTLVRSDETVSDFTHSVLDRVRAAGIPVVGATGRGPRLTELTRNDIRDADFLVMAGGGRVVDQRDVREPIVLRDARLSSADLTRALTLLEEAAAGPLLVMVEASDAHDAPLWGDLDPHWRYDRIEQRSRVECLDCDVIKAFARAPHLDVDDLLARAQAVIPPSLASVTQAGLGYVEIAPPGVDKASGLAVVAAHLGVDPADVLVFGDMPNDLPMFRWAGWGRVAVTNAHPSVRAAADEITLRNDDDGVAVYLDRLLSL encoded by the coding sequence ATGCCTTTGGTCGTCTCAGAGGTCCGAGGCCGGGTCGGTCTGCCGAAACTGATCGCCACCGATCTGGACGGGACGCTCGTCCGGAGCGACGAGACGGTCTCCGACTTCACCCACTCCGTGCTGGACCGGGTGCGCGCGGCCGGCATACCCGTGGTCGGCGCGACCGGTCGCGGCCCGCGGCTGACGGAGCTGACCCGCAACGACATCCGGGACGCGGACTTCCTGGTGATGGCCGGCGGCGGCCGCGTGGTCGATCAGCGCGACGTGCGCGAGCCGATCGTGCTGCGCGACGCCCGGCTCTCCTCCGCGGACCTGACCCGCGCGCTCACGCTGCTGGAAGAGGCGGCGGCCGGTCCGCTGCTGGTCATGGTCGAGGCGTCGGACGCGCACGACGCGCCGCTCTGGGGAGACCTGGACCCCCACTGGCGGTACGACCGGATAGAGCAGCGTTCCCGCGTCGAGTGCCTGGACTGCGACGTGATCAAGGCGTTCGCCCGGGCCCCGCACCTGGACGTGGACGACCTGCTGGCCCGCGCACAGGCGGTCATCCCGCCGTCGCTGGCGTCGGTCACCCAGGCCGGCCTCGGCTACGTGGAGATCGCGCCGCCCGGCGTGGACAAGGCGAGCGGCCTGGCCGTTGTCGCGGCGCACCTCGGCGTCGACCCGGCGGACGTGCTCGTCTTCGGCGACATGCCCAACGACCTGCCGATGTTCCGCTGGGCGGGCTGGGGCCGGGTCGCGGTGACGAACGCGCACCCGTCCGTGCGCGCGGCCGCCGACGAGATCACGCTGCGCAACGACGACGACGGGGTGGCGGTCTACCTCGATCGGCTACTCTCGCTCTGA
- a CDS encoding bacterial proteasome activator family protein, with amino-acid sequence MGAMSEATPSTNEEKDGTVLVVGPDGSPLGTVTAGDAAEAEDPSRLIEQPAKVMRIGSMIKQLLEEVKAAPLDEASRGRLREIHQRSIAELEDGLAPELREELERLSLPFEGDTPPSDAELRIAQAQLVGWLEGLFHGIQAALVAQQMAARLQLEQMRGGRPALPAGPGGLPPGMTPNTDAGGHGRTGQYL; translated from the coding sequence ATGGGAGCCATGAGCGAGGCAACCCCCAGCACGAACGAAGAGAAGGACGGCACCGTGCTCGTGGTCGGGCCGGACGGCAGCCCGCTGGGCACCGTCACGGCCGGCGACGCGGCCGAGGCCGAGGACCCGTCCCGCCTGATCGAGCAGCCGGCGAAGGTCATGCGGATCGGCAGCATGATCAAGCAGTTGCTGGAGGAGGTCAAGGCCGCGCCGCTGGACGAGGCGAGCCGCGGCCGGCTGCGCGAGATCCACCAGCGCTCGATCGCCGAGCTGGAGGACGGCCTCGCCCCGGAGCTGCGCGAGGAACTCGAACGGCTGTCGCTGCCGTTCGAGGGCGACACGCCGCCGAGTGACGCCGAGCTGCGCATCGCCCAGGCCCAGCTGGTCGGCTGGCTGGAGGGCCTGTTCCATGGCATCCAGGCCGCGCTCGTCGCCCAGCAGATGGCGGCCCGGCTGCAGCTGGAGCAGATGCGCGGCGGCCGCCCCGCGCTGCCGGCCGGCCCCGGCGGCCTGCCGCCCGGCATGACGCCGAACACGGACGCCGGCGGCCACGGCCGGACCGGCCAATACCTCTAG
- the mobA gene encoding molybdenum cofactor guanylyltransferase has product MDARDCGVVVLAGGRGSRLGGVVKPGLPVGGRTMLSRVLDATAALSPRVVVGPDTLTLPAGVLRTVESPPGGGPVAGAAAGLSVLVRADPGTRLVALLAGDLPMLTPAALGTLAAPLTPPTAHRTVESRPPAGAAGYVDGVCFVDAGGRRQLLCGVWRVPALVAALDGLAGERGGLDGASMRALFARLRVREETWGGSGVPPWFDCDTEEDLRRAETWAAENP; this is encoded by the coding sequence ATGGATGCGCGCGACTGTGGCGTGGTGGTGCTCGCCGGCGGCCGGGGAAGCCGGCTCGGCGGCGTGGTCAAGCCCGGTCTCCCGGTGGGCGGCCGGACGATGCTGTCCCGGGTGCTGGACGCGACGGCGGCGCTGTCGCCCCGCGTGGTGGTCGGTCCGGACACGCTCACACTGCCAGCCGGTGTGCTGCGCACCGTGGAGTCGCCGCCCGGTGGCGGACCGGTCGCGGGCGCCGCCGCCGGCCTGTCCGTACTGGTCCGCGCGGACCCCGGCACCCGGTTGGTCGCGCTGCTCGCCGGAGACCTGCCGATGCTCACCCCCGCCGCGCTCGGCACGCTGGCGGCCCCGCTCACGCCACCCACCGCGCACCGGACCGTGGAAAGCCGCCCGCCGGCCGGCGCGGCCGGTTATGTGGACGGAGTCTGCTTTGTGGACGCGGGCGGGCGACGGCAGCTGTTGTGCGGGGTGTGGCGGGTGCCGGCGCTGGTGGCGGCGCTGGACGGGCTGGCGGGCGAGCGCGGTGGCCTGGACGGTGCGTCGATGCGCGCGTTGTTCGCACGGCTGCGGGTACGGGAGGAGACGTGGGGCGGATCCGGTGTGCCGCCGTGGTTCGACTGCGACACGGAGGAGGATCTACGACGGGCGGAGACCTGGGCCGCCGAGAACCCCTGA
- a CDS encoding Lrp/AsnC family transcriptional regulator has protein sequence MQIDAVDQQIIASLVADARSSYSEIGTRVSLSAPAVKRRVDRLRAAGVIKGFTTVVDPAAVGWHTEAFVELFCTGRTTPAQITVAARRHPEVLAAYTVSGEADAIVHLRAADMAHLEQALERLRAEQFVTSTRSMIVLSRLVSSI, from the coding sequence TTGCAGATAGACGCCGTCGATCAGCAGATCATTGCGTCACTGGTGGCGGACGCCCGCTCCTCCTACTCCGAGATCGGCACACGCGTCTCGCTCTCCGCCCCCGCCGTCAAACGCCGCGTCGATCGTCTGCGCGCCGCCGGCGTGATCAAGGGATTCACCACGGTCGTCGACCCGGCCGCCGTCGGCTGGCACACCGAGGCCTTCGTCGAGCTCTTCTGCACCGGCCGCACCACCCCCGCCCAGATCACGGTCGCGGCCCGCCGCCACCCCGAGGTCCTCGCCGCCTACACCGTCTCCGGCGAGGCCGACGCGATCGTGCACCTCCGCGCCGCCGACATGGCCCACCTCGAACAGGCCCTGGAACGCCTCCGCGCCGAACAGTTCGTCACCTCGACCCGCAGCATGATCGTCCTGTCCCGCCTGGTGTCCAGCATCTGA
- the fdhD gene encoding formate dehydrogenase accessory sulfurtransferase FdhD, with product MGRATDRRTVVRIDVDGDGSVRRRPDTLSAEEPFEIRVGPAGPGRRAPLAVTMRTPGDDLDLALGFLFTEGVIRSADDVLTAQLCAGTDQPNTYNVVDVVLAADVPPPVTDPSRNFYTTSSCGVCGKASIDAIRTRSVHPVAADPMRVSPRVLAGLPDRLRERQRAFERTGGLHAAAIFDADGELLAIREDVGRHNAVDKVVGWALRAGRVPLTGHLLMVSGRASFELTQKAWMAGLPLLAAVSAPSTLAVDLAEEAGMTLIGFLRGTSMNVYTGADRITHPSPVPAT from the coding sequence GTGGGCAGAGCGACGGATCGGCGCACGGTCGTGCGGATCGACGTGGACGGCGACGGATCGGTGCGGCGACGGCCGGACACGTTGAGTGCGGAGGAACCGTTCGAGATCCGGGTCGGGCCGGCCGGTCCCGGCCGGCGGGCGCCGCTGGCCGTCACCATGCGGACCCCCGGCGACGATCTGGACCTCGCGCTCGGCTTCCTGTTCACCGAGGGCGTGATCCGCTCCGCCGACGACGTGCTGACCGCGCAGCTCTGCGCCGGCACCGACCAGCCGAACACGTACAACGTGGTCGACGTGGTGCTGGCCGCGGACGTGCCGCCGCCGGTCACCGACCCGAGCCGGAACTTCTACACCACGTCGTCGTGCGGCGTCTGCGGCAAAGCCAGCATCGACGCGATCCGGACCCGCTCGGTGCACCCGGTCGCGGCCGACCCGATGCGCGTCTCACCCCGGGTGCTGGCCGGCCTGCCGGACCGGCTGCGCGAGCGCCAGCGCGCATTCGAGCGCACCGGCGGCCTGCACGCCGCCGCGATCTTCGACGCCGACGGCGAGCTGCTGGCCATCCGCGAGGACGTCGGCCGGCACAACGCGGTCGACAAGGTGGTCGGCTGGGCATTGCGCGCCGGCCGGGTGCCGCTCACCGGCCACCTGCTGATGGTCTCCGGCCGTGCCAGCTTCGAACTCACCCAGAAAGCCTGGATGGCCGGCCTGCCCCTGCTCGCTGCGGTCTCCGCCCCCAGCACACTCGCGGTCGACCTCGCCGAGGAGGCCGGCATGACCCTGATCGGCTTCCTCCGCGGCACCAGCATGAACGTCTACACCGGCGCCGATCGCATCACCCACCCGTCCCCGGTCCCCGCCACCTGA
- a CDS encoding ABC transporter substrate-binding protein — MSGVVAGCGGGDTEDGATGKITDKVLKVGVIAPLSGDRQPAGDEIINGLKLYLDFNDGLLGGHPIELVTAEEGDTKETSAAAADQLINSGVVAVVGVSNSMLVKSVSEKIESAKIPMLGTGGGPASVSSAVFTWSTSYVDDEPGEALGTYMKTTVKSGKIAMIAPATSGRDAVDGFRSAFGNSEPQISDGPIWMPDTYNPSAGELIEAIEAIEQLNADVLFCHAFGPAAVTLVKQMRASGLDQPIYAPGLFTEGTNLAQMDALAEGIFTAHNYAADLANTFNQRFADNYRRRFSAIPTAASVAAYDAGQVLDRAIGITKTEGPSAQDINRAIGQVGTIDSPRGSWQFNQPRAPQQKWYLREVRRDGTQLANVLISELSTLG, encoded by the coding sequence ATGTCCGGTGTGGTTGCCGGTTGTGGCGGCGGCGACACCGAGGACGGGGCTACCGGCAAGATCACCGACAAGGTGCTCAAGGTCGGCGTGATCGCGCCACTCAGTGGTGACCGGCAGCCGGCCGGCGACGAGATCATCAACGGCCTGAAGCTCTACCTCGACTTCAACGACGGCCTGCTCGGCGGGCATCCGATAGAGCTGGTCACCGCGGAGGAGGGCGACACCAAGGAGACCTCCGCGGCCGCCGCGGATCAGTTGATCAATAGTGGCGTGGTCGCGGTCGTCGGGGTCAGCAATTCGATGCTGGTGAAATCGGTCAGCGAGAAGATCGAAAGTGCCAAGATCCCGATGTTGGGTACCGGCGGTGGCCCGGCCAGCGTGAGCAGCGCGGTTTTCACCTGGTCCACGTCGTACGTAGACGACGAACCGGGCGAAGCACTCGGAACGTATATGAAAACCACGGTGAAGAGCGGCAAGATCGCAATGATCGCGCCGGCCACCAGCGGGCGGGACGCGGTCGACGGGTTCCGCAGTGCGTTCGGCAACAGCGAGCCGCAGATCTCCGACGGGCCGATCTGGATGCCGGACACGTACAACCCGTCCGCCGGCGAGCTGATCGAGGCCATCGAGGCGATCGAGCAGCTGAACGCGGACGTGCTGTTCTGCCACGCGTTCGGGCCGGCCGCGGTCACGCTGGTCAAGCAGATGCGCGCGTCCGGGCTGGACCAGCCGATCTACGCGCCCGGGCTGTTCACCGAGGGCACGAACCTGGCGCAGATGGACGCGCTGGCCGAGGGCATCTTCACCGCGCACAACTACGCGGCGGACCTGGCCAACACGTTCAACCAGCGGTTCGCGGACAACTACCGGCGGCGCTTCTCCGCGATCCCGACCGCGGCGTCGGTGGCCGCGTACGACGCCGGCCAGGTGCTGGACCGCGCGATCGGGATCACCAAGACCGAGGGGCCGAGCGCGCAGGACATCAACCGGGCGATCGGCCAGGTCGGCACGATCGACAGCCCGCGCGGGTCGTGGCAGTTCAACCAGCCGCGGGCACCGCAGCAGAAGTGGTACCTGCGCGAGGTCCGCCGCGACGGCACCCAGCTGGCCAACGTGCTGATCTCCGAACTGTCGACCCTCGGTTAG
- a CDS encoding HAD family hydrolase, which yields MSSPPRLVATDIDGTLVRSDRTISARTISVLERVSASGVPVVLVTGRPIRWLNQVYDQLGALLPAVCANGAVIYDPDTDTPLHTAPMDPEMLSRIAERLRAEIPGIVLAVEIEDSRHMLHEEEWPVRWESGLPTIRVAGSPEEITSAPAVKLLARSGSRDADEFAALVNGCLTGLAEATHSSYSGLVEISAVGVTKAAGLEWYCRRHGVDAADVIAFGDMPNDLPMLTWVGRPVAMANGHPAVLEIAADTTLSNDEDGVAAYLEKVFRL from the coding sequence ATGAGCAGCCCGCCGCGCCTGGTCGCCACGGACATCGACGGCACGCTGGTGCGCAGTGACCGCACGATCAGCGCGCGGACCATCTCCGTGCTGGAGCGGGTGAGCGCGTCCGGGGTGCCGGTCGTGCTGGTCACCGGGCGCCCGATCCGCTGGCTGAACCAGGTCTACGACCAGCTCGGCGCGCTGCTGCCGGCGGTCTGCGCGAACGGTGCGGTGATCTACGACCCGGACACGGACACGCCGCTGCACACCGCACCGATGGACCCGGAGATGCTGTCCCGGATCGCGGAGCGGCTGCGGGCGGAGATCCCGGGCATCGTGCTCGCGGTCGAGATCGAGGACAGCCGGCACATGCTGCACGAGGAGGAGTGGCCGGTCCGGTGGGAGTCCGGGCTGCCCACGATCCGGGTGGCCGGCTCGCCGGAGGAGATCACGTCCGCGCCCGCGGTGAAGCTGCTGGCCCGATCCGGCAGCCGGGACGCGGACGAGTTCGCCGCGCTGGTCAACGGGTGTCTCACCGGGCTGGCCGAGGCGACGCACTCGTCGTACTCCGGGCTGGTGGAGATCTCCGCGGTCGGCGTGACCAAGGCCGCCGGGCTGGAGTGGTACTGCCGGCGGCACGGCGTGGACGCGGCGGACGTGATCGCGTTCGGCGACATGCCGAACGACCTGCCGATGCTCACCTGGGTGGGCCGGCCGGTCGCGATGGCGAACGGGCACCCGGCCGTCCTCGAGATCGCCGCGGACACCACCCTGTCCAACGACGAGGACGGCGTCGCGGCGTACCTCGAGAAGGTCTTTCGTCTCTAG
- a CDS encoding T3SS (YopN, CesT) and YbjN peptide-binding chaperone 1 produces the protein MAAANDQPAKQADQMSEHILLDEPTTSDLRGKVTDAWNEFARALAGVLPSLPEGAYVELTLDPTASGVGEAVYSVTISVKEDGHVFAFAVSNAQLPEGYRMDRAAVAEMVALGWSPPGVVEGSGGQFGLRTNMAGASRLATTVARTLRDIYGAPHPAFVVYLVHDSEDEPIDAPPLGTARHEPTIGDIERAELDLEEALISGKDGDPLAGFELEDQVKMVISSMTKISVEQLQVDADGDIGIRAGSAMVFVRVRDNPPLVDVFSPILTEIEPTEQLYVKLSELTNRMPIGRLYCANDTVWASIPVFGRNFQATHLMLAVQVMTGLADELDDRLHGEFGGKRFFGEGDKPPVKEPEDHRTGMYL, from the coding sequence ATGGCAGCGGCGAACGACCAACCGGCCAAGCAGGCCGACCAGATGAGCGAGCACATCCTGCTCGACGAGCCCACTACGTCCGACCTGCGAGGCAAGGTCACCGACGCGTGGAACGAGTTCGCTCGTGCGCTCGCCGGCGTGCTCCCGTCGCTGCCCGAGGGCGCCTACGTAGAGCTGACGCTGGATCCGACCGCATCCGGCGTGGGGGAGGCCGTCTACTCCGTGACCATCTCGGTCAAGGAGGACGGGCACGTCTTCGCGTTCGCGGTCAGCAACGCCCAGCTGCCCGAGGGCTACCGAATGGACCGGGCCGCGGTCGCGGAGATGGTCGCGCTCGGCTGGTCGCCACCCGGCGTGGTGGAGGGCTCGGGCGGCCAGTTCGGCCTGCGGACGAACATGGCCGGCGCATCTCGGCTGGCCACCACGGTCGCGCGCACGCTGCGCGACATCTACGGCGCGCCGCACCCGGCGTTCGTGGTCTACCTCGTGCACGACAGCGAGGACGAGCCGATCGACGCGCCGCCGCTGGGCACCGCGCGGCACGAGCCGACGATCGGCGACATCGAGCGCGCGGAGCTCGACCTGGAAGAGGCGCTGATCTCCGGTAAGGACGGGGATCCGCTGGCCGGCTTCGAGCTGGAGGACCAGGTCAAAATGGTCATCAGCTCGATGACGAAGATCTCCGTCGAGCAGCTGCAGGTGGACGCGGACGGCGACATCGGCATCCGGGCCGGCTCCGCGATGGTCTTCGTCCGGGTGCGCGACAACCCGCCGCTGGTGGACGTGTTCTCGCCGATCCTGACCGAGATCGAGCCGACCGAGCAGCTGTACGTGAAGCTCTCCGAGCTGACCAACCGCATGCCGATCGGCCGGCTCTACTGCGCGAACGACACGGTGTGGGCGTCGATCCCGGTCTTCGGCCGCAACTTCCAGGCCACCCACCTGATGCTGGCGGTGCAGGTGATGACCGGACTGGCCGACGAGCTGGACGACCGGCTGCACGGCGAGTTCGGCGGCAAGCGGTTCTTCGGCGAGGGCGACAAGCCGCCGGTGAAGGAGCCGGAGGACCACCGTACCGGCATGTACCTCTGA
- the ddaH gene encoding dimethylargininase, with translation MVGERKPICRTYLMCSPQFFRVEYEINPWMDTAVPVDADLAVKQWERLREILVELGHTVHTLDPDPSLPDMVFAANGAFTVDGVAYGARFRYPQRGAEAAAHRAFYAAHGWPHTEPAEINEGEGDFAYLPGVAGGLILAGYGFRTAPPAHAEAVEVLGRPIVPLHLADPRFYHLDTALAALDDRTIVYYPGAFSAGSQRVLHRLFPDAVLADEADALDFGLNLVSDGRHVVLNSDAAALATKLAAAGFTPVPVELTELKKGGGSVKCCVAELRR, from the coding sequence ATGGTCGGGGAACGTAAGCCCATTTGTCGGACTTATCTGATGTGCTCGCCGCAGTTCTTCCGCGTCGAGTACGAGATCAACCCGTGGATGGACACGGCCGTGCCGGTCGACGCTGATCTCGCGGTCAAGCAGTGGGAGCGGCTGCGAGAGATTCTGGTCGAGCTGGGCCACACCGTGCACACCCTGGATCCCGACCCGAGTCTGCCGGACATGGTCTTCGCGGCGAACGGCGCGTTCACGGTCGACGGCGTCGCCTACGGTGCGCGCTTCCGGTACCCGCAGCGCGGCGCCGAGGCGGCGGCGCACCGTGCGTTCTACGCCGCGCACGGCTGGCCGCACACCGAGCCGGCCGAGATCAACGAGGGTGAGGGCGACTTCGCCTACCTGCCGGGCGTCGCGGGCGGGCTCATCCTGGCCGGGTACGGCTTCCGCACCGCACCGCCCGCGCACGCCGAGGCGGTGGAGGTGCTCGGCCGCCCGATCGTCCCGCTGCACCTGGCCGACCCACGCTTCTACCACCTGGACACCGCGCTCGCCGCGCTGGACGACCGCACGATCGTCTACTACCCCGGCGCGTTCTCCGCGGGCTCGCAGCGCGTGCTGCACCGGCTCTTCCCGGACGCCGTGCTCGCCGACGAGGCGGACGCGCTGGACTTCGGCCTGAACCTGGTCAGCGACGGCCGCCATGTGGTGCTCAACAGCGACGCCGCCGCCCTCGCCACGAAGCTGGCCGCCGCCGGTTTCACCCCGGTCCCGGTCGAACTCACCGAGCTGAAGAAGGGCGGCGGCAGCGTCAAGTGCTGCGTCGCGGAGCTGCGCCGCTAA